In Alkalihalobacterium alkalinitrilicum, a genomic segment contains:
- a CDS encoding efflux RND transporter periplasmic adaptor subunit has translation MIRRKNFRILSLFFIFFVVVLAGCSTDTGGTAEEEILEPVHPVEIAEIEKGELTNELKLSGNIMAGKVVPVLPMLTGEVKAVHVQNGDTVKRNDILIELDATDVELNISQARAGLEAAQANLKSAKSMREQSIKQAELQLQQAKDIYKMIADADNSQAIPLDDVPEELQGVFQSLLGSNMPTENDKKQAETAVKQAEMALQQAKGTDQIAAAEASVKQAKVGVEMAEQQKTHAVVRAPMAGQISNFNVAVGEMVSPQAPLLQLVQMDEPIVQITVNETVLPNIQVGETVDVHIRSFNQTYEGHIKHISILPAEQSRAYPVEITLTNPDDHLRMGMLAEVIIQPSISNEQILVPVNAVSHENDERFVYVTSDGERVEKRLITIGSETSEWFAAEDGLEEGEYVVVRGVHQLYHGALINIRNDIGQNFGSQIEELVEEDDSNEPEKDEETDAENENEINEVSEDEQAEA, from the coding sequence ATGATTAGAAGGAAGAATTTTAGGATATTAAGCCTGTTTTTTATTTTTTTTGTTGTAGTTTTAGCTGGGTGTAGTACTGATACTGGGGGTACGGCCGAAGAGGAAATCCTGGAACCTGTTCACCCTGTTGAAATCGCTGAGATAGAAAAAGGAGAGCTTACCAATGAGTTGAAACTATCTGGAAACATTATGGCAGGGAAAGTTGTGCCTGTACTCCCGATGTTAACTGGTGAGGTGAAAGCTGTTCATGTCCAAAACGGTGATACAGTTAAACGAAATGATATTTTAATTGAGTTAGATGCAACAGATGTTGAATTGAATATCTCTCAAGCGCGAGCTGGGTTAGAAGCAGCCCAAGCCAATTTAAAAAGTGCAAAATCAATGAGAGAGCAAAGTATTAAGCAAGCTGAATTACAGTTACAACAAGCAAAAGATATTTATAAGATGATAGCGGATGCAGACAATTCTCAAGCTATACCACTTGATGATGTACCTGAGGAACTTCAAGGCGTATTTCAAAGTTTACTAGGAAGCAATATGCCGACAGAAAACGATAAAAAACAAGCTGAAACAGCTGTTAAACAAGCTGAGATGGCTTTGCAACAAGCTAAAGGAACCGATCAAATTGCAGCTGCTGAAGCTTCAGTCAAACAAGCAAAAGTTGGCGTGGAAATGGCCGAGCAGCAAAAAACGCATGCGGTAGTACGAGCACCAATGGCTGGTCAAATTAGTAATTTTAATGTAGCAGTAGGAGAAATGGTATCTCCTCAAGCACCACTATTACAGCTTGTACAAATGGATGAACCAATTGTCCAGATTACTGTCAATGAAACCGTCCTGCCTAACATCCAAGTTGGTGAAACGGTTGACGTTCATATTCGATCATTTAATCAAACGTACGAAGGACACATTAAGCACATTAGTATTCTACCAGCTGAACAATCTCGTGCTTATCCAGTAGAAATTACGTTAACAAATCCTGATGACCATTTAAGAATGGGTATGTTAGCAGAAGTAATCATTCAGCCTTCTATTTCTAATGAGCAAATTTTAGTACCTGTTAATGCAGTTAGTCATGAAAATGATGAACGATTTGTATACGTTACTTCTGATGGAGAACGTGTTGAAAAACGTCTGATTACAATTGGTAGCGAAACTTCCGAATGGTTTGCTGCTGAGGACGGTTTGGAAGAAGGTGAATATGTAGTTGTAAGAGGAGTGCATCAACTATATCATGGAGCCTTGATTAATATTCGAAACGACATTGGACAGAATTTTGGATCTCAAATAGAAGAATTAGTCGAAGAGGATGACAGCAATGAGCCAGAAAAAGACGAAGAAACCGATGCAGAAAATGAAAACGAAATAAATGAAGTATCCGAAGATGAACAAGCCGAGGCATAA
- a CDS encoding serine hydrolase domain-containing protein, translating into MFRKKKWSIIICSGIFFVFLYSLTGSKNTSLTIPKSSTWEQYETPEEAGWSSIRLNDAKKYYDSLGSTAAMVIYNGKVLISWGDITKKSNVHSVRKSFLSALYGIHIEQGNIDINKTLKELEIMDNVLLTEQELEAEISDLLTSRSGVFLTAGEESLWMRLTRPDRGLYLPGTHFYYNNWDFNVLGTIFRDKTDSDLFTEFKERIAIPIGMEDYTMEDTFYKLEVNRSIHPSYLFRMSARDMARFGQLYLQKGKWEGQQIIPEAWIEKSTSVQTPVLQSDEYGYGYMWWVADSGKFGELGLYSAIGRYGQSIDIVPEKNLVFVHRVDSDIFWNRSLKRVSDRKRLRLLEMILEAHISETEA; encoded by the coding sequence ATGTTTCGAAAAAAGAAATGGTCAATTATTATCTGTTCTGGCATTTTCTTTGTCTTTTTATACTCACTTACTGGATCAAAAAATACATCTCTAACCATTCCAAAATCATCTACATGGGAACAATATGAAACACCAGAAGAAGCAGGTTGGTCATCCATACGCCTAAATGACGCTAAAAAATATTACGACTCCTTAGGTTCTACAGCCGCTATGGTTATTTATAACGGAAAAGTCCTAATTTCTTGGGGAGACATTACTAAAAAAAGTAATGTCCATTCGGTAAGAAAAAGCTTTTTAAGCGCACTCTATGGTATTCATATAGAACAAGGAAACATTGATATAAACAAAACCTTAAAAGAATTAGAGATTATGGATAATGTTCTTCTCACTGAGCAGGAATTAGAAGCCGAGATTTCAGACTTATTAACTTCACGTTCAGGGGTCTTTCTAACCGCAGGAGAAGAATCGCTCTGGATGAGGTTAACACGACCTGATCGAGGATTATATTTACCAGGAACCCATTTTTATTATAATAACTGGGATTTTAATGTTTTAGGGACCATTTTTCGAGACAAAACCGACTCAGATCTATTTACGGAGTTCAAAGAGCGAATTGCCATTCCTATTGGAATGGAGGATTATACGATGGAAGATACCTTTTATAAATTAGAAGTGAACAGGTCCATTCATCCTTCCTATTTATTTCGTATGTCGGCAAGGGACATGGCAAGATTTGGCCAACTATATCTTCAAAAAGGGAAATGGGAAGGTCAACAAATTATACCTGAAGCATGGATTGAGAAAAGTACATCTGTCCAAACACCTGTATTACAATCCGATGAATATGGGTACGGCTATATGTGGTGGGTCGCCGATTCTGGAAAATTCGGTGAACTAGGTCTCTATTCCGCGATCGGACGATACGGTCAATCGATCGATATCGTTCCTGAAAAAAACCTTGTTTTTGTTCATCGCGTAGATTCCGACATTTTTTGGAATCGGTCATTAAAAAGGGTAAGTGATCGCAAAAGGTTACGATTATTAGAAATGATCTTAGAGGCACACATTTCCGAAACAGAAGCTTGA
- a CDS encoding acyltransferase family protein, whose protein sequence is MRKKHVNEIFLLRSIACLSIVLLHSITWGTEHIRHLSKLPDGLLIVLDSLNVWLYYGTPAFIFITAFILGYSYKGREIQIKPFFLKRIQFILIPYLCMAVLYALPYVLISFEQFLIKVFLNSIIGDFHAYFVLIIFQFYVFFVLFKKWFDKHSPTFVIFGSLLINIIYLSIFNFTSPPNIWFSEYIWERYYWIPFPGWIFYFAVAYYFGSHYETLSRSLRRYKFGILVSSIITSSLLLYLYHSGLLTIHSSKRVDILFHTLTIVLLIFYFATKLKSIPIAFMMISKYSYGIYLLHTFYMAILILFLTLISINFGVLTIFILFLGSIFASISTIYFFNLFSFGKYIVGKVDINRDPIFQPNSNATVQSHQNVPIREK, encoded by the coding sequence ATGAGAAAAAAGCATGTAAATGAAATATTTTTATTAAGAAGTATCGCGTGTTTAAGTATCGTCTTGTTACATTCGATTACATGGGGAACAGAGCATATACGACATCTGTCTAAGTTGCCTGATGGGTTGCTCATTGTGTTAGATTCGCTCAATGTATGGTTATATTACGGAACACCTGCGTTTATATTTATTACTGCATTTATTTTAGGGTATAGTTATAAAGGAAGAGAAATTCAAATAAAACCCTTTTTTTTGAAACGTATCCAATTTATACTCATACCTTATTTATGCATGGCTGTTCTTTATGCATTACCTTATGTACTCATTTCGTTTGAACAGTTTTTAATTAAAGTGTTCTTAAACTCTATCATCGGTGATTTCCATGCATACTTTGTACTCATTATTTTTCAATTTTATGTATTCTTTGTTTTATTTAAAAAATGGTTTGATAAACACTCCCCAACATTTGTCATCTTTGGATCGTTATTGATAAATATTATCTATTTATCTATATTTAATTTTACTAGTCCACCCAATATTTGGTTCAGTGAATATATTTGGGAACGCTATTATTGGATTCCGTTTCCTGGTTGGATTTTTTATTTCGCCGTCGCCTACTATTTTGGAAGTCATTATGAAACACTTTCTCGTTCGCTTAGAAGATATAAATTTGGAATACTAGTTTCTTCTATTATAACTAGTAGTCTATTGCTTTATTTATATCATAGTGGCTTACTCACGATTCATAGTTCAAAACGGGTCGATATTTTATTCCATACCCTAACTATTGTTTTACTCATTTTCTATTTCGCAACGAAATTGAAGTCGATCCCAATTGCCTTTATGATGATAAGTAAATACTCGTATGGGATTTATTTATTGCATACATTTTATATGGCTATACTCATCCTATTTTTAACTCTAATTTCAATTAATTTCGGAGTCTTAACGATATTTATCTTATTTTTGGGCAGTATCTTCGCGTCCATCTCTACCATTTACTTTTTTAACTTATTTTCCTTTGGGAAATATATTGTAGGCAAAGTAGATATAAACAGGGATCCGATATTCCAGCCAAATTCAAACGCAACTGTCCAATCTCATCAAAACGTGCCAATTCGGGAAAAATAA